The Gymnogyps californianus isolate 813 chromosome 5, ASM1813914v2, whole genome shotgun sequence DNA segment ACTTAGCCTCTCTTGGCAGGTACAAGAAGAACATCAAAGCCTTGTATATTGTGCACCCAACCATGTTCATCAAGACCTTGTTGATTCTCTTCAAGCCTCTGATCAGGTAGGAAGCACTATAGGAGGCTCACCCACATCCTCACACTGCAGGGGAATAATGGAGCATTCTCAGTGGGGCACAAGATGAGCCCAGGCTGCTAAGGCTACCCTGGAGTCTCTCACGCTATGCTATCTCCTCCTGTTTCTGAGCTCAGAAATATTCCGATACAGGAAGTACTGCTTTGGGAACCTACAGAgtttgcagctctgtgctgctccctTTCTGTCCAGCCAAGTAGAAGTAAAGTGTTGCAGGCTCTgctaataatgaaaaaggaagcGAGAGATCAGtccaaattatatttaattcatTGTGTTGATGCTGAAATCCTAACTCtgtaaaataattgaaaacaaaactttctccAGCCTACTGCTGAACTTAGGAAGGAGAAATCCAGCGTTTTAGGGAGCCTGCTGCTGCTAGGGCTTCTAATTTGACTTGGAAAGTCTTGGCATCTTCTGGTAAAATACATGGAGTTGGAGAGCTATGTGGGTGACATCTCTGTTGCTCAGCCATACCTGCCCCTTTGCCCCCTTGATGTCTCTTGCAGACCCCTGCTCTCCTTGCCTGTAAGAAGTCCGTTCTGATACTGAATTTCCTGATTCCTCACATACCtacttttctcttgtttttcagctttaagTTTGGGCGAAAGATTTTTTATGTGAACTTCCTTAGTGAGCTGGAGGAGTATGTGAAGCTGGAACAGTTGGGGATCCCAAGCCAAGTGCTGAAGTGAGAATGCTGCCTATCTCCCATTTGCTTAGGGCTCTGTGAGAGGGGGACTTCTTGGAGGAATGGCAAGGGGAGGAGATTGTTCCACTCAGGCAGTGGTTTTGGAGGGAGTGGTGACAAATCGCCTTAAAGACTATTGTTTCTCTCCATGCTCCTTCCTGTGTGTCCTTGGCCCCAGTGCCCAGTTCTGTCCTTGAGTTAAAAATCCTCCTCCAGTGGAGCACCAATCCTGCCTCTCCCACTCAGGGGCTTTCTGCAAGCTGCTGACCTTAACACTGACCTGGAGCTCGTGGTGCGTGTCTGCTGCATCTGAGCACCTGCTTTGCTCACTCTGCACAATTCAGCTTGTCTTTGGGGCTTCTCACAGTTGCCACAATCTCGGTCCTACCAGATTGATTCCCTGTCCCTCACATACACATGCAACTGTCTCATCACAAGCATGGCtgtcctgccctcctgcccacGCTGTCTGTCATCCTCAGCTACTCCAGCTCCTGATTCCAGATAGATAttcctttctccctgcttttttcTGGCAACCAGATGTTTGTTCTTGTTGTCCCTGTGCTCCAGAGCTGCCTGTCCTGTTTTTGCATAGGTGGAATCAACTATGCTAGGCTGGAGCTGTTACCAGTGGGTGTGCAATGGGTCACGTGCAGTGCTGGGTTCATGCTCTTTCCGGGAGGTGGAGTGGCTTTTTACTAGTCTGTGTTTTGCCACAGATACGATGAATATCTGAGATCCCTGCAGAAACCTTCACAAGTGCCCCAGAAGCCAACACCCCCACGCCCACCACTGCCAAACCAGCAGTTTGGAGTCTCGCTCCAGCAGTGAGTACCTCTGGATTGTGTTGCTTTTGCCCTGACTTGCTTGATATGAGGTCACTGTATTTATatctgaacagcagcaaaagtggCTATAAAATTTCTTGCAGTTCAGATTTCCTGCAAAGCTTTAATCATTCTTCTGAGGAGCTCTATGCTCATGTCCAGATCCCGGCTGACTCAGTTCAGTTCCACCCTCTTGATTCCCCGGCTAGATGGTATTTAAATTAGGATGAGATTGTTTCTGCAGCTAAGGGTCACTAAGGGAGGAGCAAAATAAGGGCCATGGGGATGGCTTTATGCCACTAGAAACTTCCTTTAAGCAAAGGAAGTCTGTAGGAGGCTGATGGAGGTGTCTTTAGGGCTATGCTATTTTGATTGAGCAGTGCTGCAGATCTGTTTCTTAGTTTTTTCCATAtcataaattgtattttaaaagcacttctaTTCATCCTTGTACTGATTCCCACCCCCCATTTCTGCACAGTGACGCAGGCAAACACAGATACTGGCAAGGGCTAGTGATACTGGCTAAGTGTTGAaggtatttttaactttgagTGTGGTTTTGCCTCCCCAGGGAATGAGGTACGAGCCAGTAGTGTGGCCAGACAGATCCTCTGACGCAATCTAGGACCACATTCCCCAGCTTCAACACAACATTTCCAAATGTAACCCCCGTGGTGCTGTGTGCCTGAGCTTGTTAGCTCTCAGTAGCCTGAGAGCGGTGAACAGCTCCATGCTATCAAGTGGTATAGACAATCGAATGTGAGGGTGGGAGCGAACACCTTGGCATCACTAGGTCTTCCCTGACAGTCATTGGGTTGATATATCTTCCGTTACAGGAGTGGGGTGGGTAAACTTCTCCCATATATATTTCTCTCATGTGTCAGCTTCTTTCTGCCCTTCCTCCtatggggaaggaaaagggaagctTAACCCTTTTCACCCGATTCATAACTAGCAGCCTTGCCTTCTGGGAACCCCTTTGCCCTGGCATCTACAGGCTATGATTTttacagaagacagagaaatattCCTGTGGTGTAACAACGAGCTCATACTTGCTCCAGTGAATGATGTAGCAACATGGGTGAAGAGCAGAGAAGGCTGGAATAATGGCTAAACCAGGGATTGGGATAGCAAGGTCCTATGTGGTAGAGCTTGTGTGGGCAACTTCAAGACTCAGGGGCTGCATGTAGGGCAGGGAGGATCAGTCATTTGTAACCTTCTGTCTCTTCCTGCAGTCTCAGGGAGAAGAGCCCTGATCAGCCTCCTGTTCCTCTGGTGGTCAGAGACACCATTGCTCATTTGCAGGAGCATGGTAAGTGTTCAGGGGAAGCTGCAGCCCCTCTTAATTCCATGTCAGTGGCCTCTCCTCCACCCAAGTTCCCATCCAGAGTGTAGTAAGATAAAGAAGAACAGCAGTCTAGACTAAGGTGTAAAGGCCTGAACTAGGTGAGTTAGCCTTCAAGAGAGGTTGTGCAGGGCTTAGGAGACCTCTTTCTTCCAGTCGTCCATACTCCCACTTGTATAAGAGTAGCAAAATGCTCCTTGTGTCCTTTGCCTGGTAGTGGAAGCAGAAAGGATTGCCATACTCTAAAAAAGGGACTTGTTGATGTCTGTCTGAACACACcacagcatggatttatgatTGTTAAGACCAGCATTTTTAGAGACTCTCACATGGCTGATCTTTCTTCTCCATCTGCTCTCACTTCACAGCTCTTGCTACAGAGGGGATTTTCCGGAGATCAGCAAATACACAGGTTGTCAGGGAGGTCCAGCAAAAATACAACATGGGTAAGTACCCAAACTCAGCAGAGCCCCTCTCATTCCCTAACTACTACTGTCCAACTGGAACTGTGTTGGAACTAGTCCATCATGGCTCCTCTCCTTCTCTGATAGGCCTCTAGGTGAGGCCCCATCAGGGTATGACCTGAGTTGCAAGGGAGAAGCATCTGATACTTCTGCTGTGTGGAAAGCATGTTCCTTCCCACTCACCTTCCCCTTGctgcccttttccttcctgaaaacTTCCCTGTTTCTCAGGGTGGGATATACCATCTTAGTCTGGTTATACTGGAGGGACTGAAGATGACCAGGAAGAAACTTGGTCATCTGTTTCATTTGATGACTTCTAAAGATGTAGTGCTGGATTCAGCAGTGCTTTGCATATGCTTTTGGGACACATTTTTCCACTCTGCTAGAAGATGTGCTGCTTCAGTACCCTCTCtgtgttctttaaaatactgcttccCTGTTTCTGGGCTCTGACCACCATGTCCCATTCTTTGTCCAGAGGAGGTCCTGCTTTGGCCAGTGAGCACTGAGTGTCTGCTCTACTTTCTCAGGTGTGCCTGTAGATTTCCAGCAGTATGAAGATGTCCACCTCCCTGCTGTGATTCTCAAGACCTTCTTGAGGGAGCTACCTGAGCCCCTCCTCACTTTTGGCCTCTACAGCCATGTTGTCAGCTTCCAGAGTGAGTTGTAACAAGAGCATGATACTCCCTGAATGTTGCACTGGCTAAGGGCAAAGATATCTTCCGGGGGAGCAGTCCTGCATGGGATACCCTGTGACTGCAAACAGAGCTTTCATCAGGGTGGGTGCTGAGGATTCCTCATGGACCTGCTTGTCCTGTCTCTCTTGATTTTTAGGTGTGGAGGAAGTGAATCGTGTGGATGTTGTTCGCAAAACACTCCAGACTCTGCCAGAAGAAAACTACGAAGTGCTCCGTTTACTGACAGCCTTTCT contains these protein-coding regions:
- the ARHGAP1 gene encoding rho GTPase-activating protein 1 isoform X3 is translated as MATDPLSELQDDLNLDDTNQSLSQLKLASIDDKSWPADEAPAFPKSGKYPACSPEPVTHLQWDDPYYDIARHHIVEVAGDDKYGRKVILFSACRMPPSHQLDHVKLLGYLKFTLDQYVESDYTLVYLHHGLTSENKPSLSWLRDAYREFDRKYKKNIKALYIVHPTMFIKTLLILFKPLISFKFGRKIFYVNFLSELEEYVKLEQLGIPSQVLKYDEYLRSLQKPSQVPQKPTPPRPPLPNQQFGVSLQHLREKSPDQPPVPLVVRDTIAHLQEHALATEGIFRRSANTQVVREVQQKYNMGVPVDFQQYEDVHLPAVILKTFLRELPEPLLTFGLYSHVVSFQSVEEVNRVDVVRKTLQTLPEENYEVLRLLTAFLVQVSAHSDRNKMTNTNLAVVFGPNLLWAKDVAITLKAINPINTFTKFLLDHQKELFEDVEA
- the ARHGAP1 gene encoding rho GTPase-activating protein 1 isoform X1, whose amino-acid sequence is MATDPLSELQDDLNLDDTNQSLSQLKLASIDDKSWPADEAPAFPKSEDSKGSPEPVTHLQWDDPYYDIARHHIVEVADQGALDGAQPGDDKYGRKVILFSACRMPPSHQLDHVKLLGYLKFTLDQYVESDYTLVYLHHGLTSENKPSLSWLRDAYREFDRKYKKNIKALYIVHPTMFIKTLLILFKPLISFKFGRKIFYVNFLSELEEYVKLEQLGIPSQVLKYDEYLRSLQKPSQVPQKPTPPRPPLPNQQFGVSLQHLREKSPDQPPVPLVVRDTIAHLQEHALATEGIFRRSANTQVVREVQQKYNMGVPVDFQQYEDVHLPAVILKTFLRELPEPLLTFGLYSHVVSFQSVEEVNRVDVVRKTLQTLPEENYEVLRLLTAFLVQVSAHSDRNKMTNTNLAVVFGPNLLWAKDVAITLKAINPINTFTKFLLDHQKELFEDVEA
- the ARHGAP1 gene encoding rho GTPase-activating protein 1 isoform X2, translated to MATDPLSELQDDLNLDDTNQSLSQLKLASIDDKSWPADEAPAFPKSEDSKGSPEPVTHLQWDDPYYDIARHHIVEVAGDDKYGRKVILFSACRMPPSHQLDHVKLLGYLKFTLDQYVESDYTLVYLHHGLTSENKPSLSWLRDAYREFDRKYKKNIKALYIVHPTMFIKTLLILFKPLISFKFGRKIFYVNFLSELEEYVKLEQLGIPSQVLKYDEYLRSLQKPSQVPQKPTPPRPPLPNQQFGVSLQHLREKSPDQPPVPLVVRDTIAHLQEHALATEGIFRRSANTQVVREVQQKYNMGVPVDFQQYEDVHLPAVILKTFLRELPEPLLTFGLYSHVVSFQSVEEVNRVDVVRKTLQTLPEENYEVLRLLTAFLVQVSAHSDRNKMTNTNLAVVFGPNLLWAKDVAITLKAINPINTFTKFLLDHQKELFEDVEA